CGACCGGCCGCACCTTCCGCGCCGAGCCCATGCCCGACTTCATGCGGGCCATCTTCGATGCCGGCGGCCTGGTCGAGTTTGCCAAACGACGCCTCCGGAGTAAATAGGGAAGACACGCCATGCCGATCTACGACTACCAGTGCGACGCCTGCGGCCACGCCTTCGAGCGACAGCAGCGGATGAGCGAGGCACCTGTGAAGAAGTGCCCCGAGTGCGGCCGGCCCGTGCGGCGGGTGATCGGCGCCGTGGCCGGCATCGTACGCGGGGCCTCGACGCCCTGCGCCCGCGACGCCAGCCCCTGCCAGGAACTCGGCCGCTGCAACAAGCGCTCGTGCTCCATGCTCGAGGGCTGACCTCCCGCGGGTTCGAACCCGCGGGGAGGCCCAGCCTCGGAGGCCACGTGCGATGTGGCGAACAAGCCTAGCCTGCATCCTCCTGGCCGCCTCGCTTCGCGCGGCGCAGCCGACCCGCGAGCAGGTGGAGGCCGACTGGGCGAAGCAGGACGACTGCCGCCTCGCCGAAATCCTCAGGCCCGATCTCCTGCCCTTCCTCGCCGCCAAGCCCGGCCAGGCGGACCTGCCGCGCCTCGCCGTGCCCAGGTGCAGCGCGCCTCCCAAGCTGGACGGCGATCTGAGCGACCCATGCTGGGCCTCCGCCGCGCACGTGCCCGGCGCCGAACGGTTCCTCCTCTGTCACGATGGCCAACGCCTCTTCCTTGCCGCGTCCGTGCCCGCCTCGGCGCCTGCCTCTGACCCGACCGCTGAGGACGCCGCCGGCGCCGTGGACGGCGTGAAGGACGGCAAGTATGCGTTCCACACGGGTCAGGAGCCGAATCCCTGGTGGCAGGTGGACCTCGGCTCGCCCGTGGCCGTCGCCCGCATCGTGGTCTGGAACCGCCTCGACTACCAACCCGGCCTTCACAACGCGGACAACCTGCTGGTTCTGACCTCCGACGACGGCCAGAAGTGGACCCTTCGCCACGACAACAAAGGCAATCATTTCGGCGGCCTCGGCAGCAAGGAGCCGCCGCTCGAGGTGAAGCTTGAGGGCGTCAGGGCACGGTTCATCCGCCTTCAGATCAGGAGCGACGCGCCCATCTACTTCCATCTCGACGAGGTCGAGGTCTACGGCCCCGACGACGCGGCGAAGAACCTCGCGCTCAAGCGGCCTGCGAGCCAGAGCAGCCTGAGCCAGTGGTCGCGCGGCGCGAAGCAGGCAGGCTTCGCCGGCCTGTGCGCGGTGGGCAAGCACCGGGTCACGCTGGCCGGCGACGCCGTGGCGCTGAACGGCGCGCCCGTGCCCGCGGGGCAGGGGAGTGTCGCGCGAAGGGACGGCGCGGCCTCGGTCGAACTCGCCGTGCCCCTCTCCGAGGCGGGGGGCACGTTCGCCCACGCAGGCGGACAGGTGGCGCTGGTTGTCGGCGGCGACTGGCAGCTTGTCTGGCACGAACTGCCCCACCTCGGCTTCGGCAGGAACCGCGTCCACATCGAAATCCGTTCCGCCGCGCCGCTCACCCCGCCGGTCGAGGTCACCGCTGAAGTGCTCGTCCTCGAGCGTGACCAGCTTCAGCGCCGAACCTTCCTGAGCCGCAAGCTCGACGGCCCGTGGGCGGGCCCCGTGGAGTTCGAGGTCGCGAGCGAAGGCCCCGCCGCCATCGTCCTCACCGCGAGCCAGGCCGGCATCCGCCTCCACGAAGGCAAGGCTTTCTTCGTCCACCCAGTCAAGGAAGTCCTTGCCCGCACCCAGCGGCTCCTGGCCGATTCCGGCGCCGCTGCGCCTTCAGGCCTGGCCGAGGTCCACACGCGCGCCGAGGCCCTCGCCGCCCAGGAGAGGGAGAAGGGCTGCGACCCCGCCGCGCGCCTCGCTCTCTATCGCGAGGCCCGATGGCTCGCCCGCGAGGCCGCGATGAGGTCCGCACTCGACTTCGACAAGCTGCTGTTCATCAAGCGCTTCACCCAGGAGAGCTACCCCGATGTGTGCCTGAACCACATGCCCTGGGTCTCGCGGCCCGGCGGCGACATCTGCGTCCTCGACCTCAAGACCGGCGAGGTGCGGAACCTGCTCAACGGCCGGCTCGGGCCGGGACACGTCCACGGCATGGACCTCTGGTATGGCGGCGACCGCGTGGTGTTCGGCTACGCCAAGGCCAGGAGCGACCAGCCGCCGCCAGGCTGGCTCAACCGCGCGACCAGCTTCGACCTCCGCCGCTCCGAGGAGCCGACCCACATTTTCGAGATCGGCATTGACGGCACGGGCCTCCGCCAGCTCACCCAGGGCGAGTGGAGCGACCTCGACCCCTGCTATCTGCCCAGCGGCGACATCGTCTTCGTCTCCGAGCGCTGCGGCTACTCGCTCCAGTGCAACGAACTGGACAAGGACGAGACCTCGTGCAACCTCTACGTGATGCGGCCCGACGGCTCGGGCATCCGCCGCCTCACCGTGACCAAGGACGGCGATTACCTGCCCCACGTGCTCGCCGACGGCACGATCGGCTACACCCGCTGGGAATACCACGAGCGCGGCTGGGCGCACATTCAGTCGCTCTGGTACGTGCGGCCCGACGGCACGGGGGCCGACGCGCTGTTCAAGCAGCACTTCAATGAGCCGTGGGCCGTCGAGGAATGCCGCTCGGTCCCCGGCTCGCACAAGCTCGTGGGCATCGCCACGGGGCATCACACGCTGCCCGCCGGCCCCGTCATCCTCATCGAGCCGCAGGCCGGCATGAACGACCCGAATGGCATTCACATCGTCACCCCGGGCGTGCGGCCGCCAGAGGGCGGCATGTCGGGCAATCCTGTGCCGGGGGGCGGGGTGCGCGGCGTGGGCGGCCTCTACATGACCCCCTGGCCCCTCTCCGAGGCCCACTTCCTCGCGTCGTACACCTACGGCAAGGAGACGGATGCCACGGGCTACGCGCTCTATCTGATCGGGGTGGATGGCACGAAGGAACTGGTCTACCGCGACCCGGCGATCTCGTGCTCGATCCCGATTCCGCTGCGGCCGCGCCAGAAGCCGCCGATCCTGCCCGACAACACGGACCCCGCGAAGCCCTACGCCGTGTGCGCCGTGAACGACGTGGCCCTGGGCGTGGACGGCGTGGACCCCACAGCCATTCGCTACATCCGCATCGCCGAGCCGCTCGGCTGGCCCTACTGCAACACCTATGGCGGGCAGCGCTACGAGCCCGACGTGAAGGGCGTGATGATCAACTGGAACCCCGTGCGCATCCTGGGCACCGTGCCGGTCGAGAGCGACGGCTCGGCCTTCTTCCAGGTGCCGGTGGACACGGCGGTCTACTTCCAGCTCCTCGACGAGAATCACATGG
This sequence is a window from Planctomycetota bacterium. Protein-coding genes within it:
- a CDS encoding discoidin domain-containing protein — translated: MWRTSLACILLAASLRAAQPTREQVEADWAKQDDCRLAEILRPDLLPFLAAKPGQADLPRLAVPRCSAPPKLDGDLSDPCWASAAHVPGAERFLLCHDGQRLFLAASVPASAPASDPTAEDAAGAVDGVKDGKYAFHTGQEPNPWWQVDLGSPVAVARIVVWNRLDYQPGLHNADNLLVLTSDDGQKWTLRHDNKGNHFGGLGSKEPPLEVKLEGVRARFIRLQIRSDAPIYFHLDEVEVYGPDDAAKNLALKRPASQSSLSQWSRGAKQAGFAGLCAVGKHRVTLAGDAVALNGAPVPAGQGSVARRDGAASVELAVPLSEAGGTFAHAGGQVALVVGGDWQLVWHELPHLGFGRNRVHIEIRSAAPLTPPVEVTAEVLVLERDQLQRRTFLSRKLDGPWAGPVEFEVASEGPAAIVLTASQAGIRLHEGKAFFVHPVKEVLARTQRLLADSGAAAPSGLAEVHTRAEALAAQEREKGCDPAARLALYREARWLAREAAMRSALDFDKLLFIKRFTQESYPDVCLNHMPWVSRPGGDICVLDLKTGEVRNLLNGRLGPGHVHGMDLWYGGDRVVFGYAKARSDQPPPGWLNRATSFDLRRSEEPTHIFEIGIDGTGLRQLTQGEWSDLDPCYLPSGDIVFVSERCGYSLQCNELDKDETSCNLYVMRPDGSGIRRLTVTKDGDYLPHVLADGTIGYTRWEYHERGWAHIQSLWYVRPDGTGADALFKQHFNEPWAVEECRSVPGSHKLVGIATGHHTLPAGPVILIEPQAGMNDPNGIHIVTPGVRPPEGGMSGNPVPGGGVRGVGGLYMTPWPLSEAHFLASYTYGKETDATGYALYLIGVDGTKELVYRDPAISCSIPIPLRPRQKPPILPDNTDPAKPYAVCAVNDVALGVDGVDPTAIRYIRIAEPLGWPYCNTYGGQRYEPDVKGVMINWNPVRILGTVPVESDGSAFFQVPVDTAVYFQLLDENHMELRRMRSFISFQSGEQRSCTGCHHTWEKAPPPTPTPLAMRRDPVVPTPPPWGADKPISFLRDVQPVFDRHCVACHAGLKPAGGLDFSGGLTPRHNRAYDTILAAKLISRSNVGDDAKVTPPLAFGSHKSHLIAVLRRAPHTERVKLPQDDWLRLVTWIDANGPYHDGFINKRQPEPPYDLAADRTLADQIATVHAKRCGACHAPAQVSRLDWVALRQPAASLFLTAPLAREAGGTAKCKDAVYRDTSDPDYKAVRELVEAAARRAWALPRRDLRALQAQEAHAARPAP
- a CDS encoding zinc ribbon domain-containing protein — its product is MPIYDYQCDACGHAFERQQRMSEAPVKKCPECGRPVRRVIGAVAGIVRGASTPCARDASPCQELGRCNKRSCSMLEG